A single Agromyces sp. CF514 DNA region contains:
- a CDS encoding SDR family NAD(P)-dependent oxidoreductase: MDLGLNGKTAIVTGAGKGIGLAVTTALVAEGVHVIAASRSLTPDLEALGDDVTFVSVDLTDPDAPGRLVAVARERGGLDILVNNVGAVSLRGDGFLAIDDDAWRRTFEVCFFSMLRMSRAAIPELIARGGGNVVTIGSVNAFLPDPGVIDYSAAKAAVWNLSKSLSKEYGPANLRFNSISPGPVATDLWLGDQGVAATAAKQLGVDFATARDTVIAGQGGFSTGRFTQPSEVADLVLLLASDRAGNVTGSDFLIDGGLIKTL; encoded by the coding sequence ATGGACCTCGGACTGAACGGCAAGACCGCGATCGTGACCGGCGCGGGCAAGGGCATCGGGCTCGCGGTGACCACCGCGCTCGTCGCTGAGGGCGTGCACGTGATCGCCGCATCGCGTTCGCTCACGCCAGATCTCGAAGCGCTCGGCGACGACGTCACCTTCGTCTCGGTCGACCTCACCGACCCCGATGCGCCCGGCCGCCTCGTCGCGGTCGCACGCGAACGCGGCGGCCTCGACATCCTGGTCAACAACGTCGGCGCGGTGAGCCTGCGCGGCGACGGATTCCTCGCGATCGACGACGACGCCTGGCGCCGCACCTTCGAGGTCTGCTTCTTCTCGATGCTCCGGATGTCGCGCGCCGCGATCCCCGAACTGATCGCCCGAGGCGGGGGCAACGTCGTGACGATCGGCTCGGTCAACGCGTTCCTGCCCGATCCGGGCGTGATCGACTACTCGGCCGCGAAGGCCGCCGTCTGGAACCTGTCGAAGTCGCTGTCGAAGGAGTACGGCCCGGCGAACCTGCGCTTCAACAGCATCAGCCCGGGGCCGGTCGCGACCGACCTGTGGCTCGGCGACCAGGGCGTCGCCGCCACGGCCGCGAAGCAGCTCGGCGTCGACTTCGCCACGGCGCGCGACACCGTGATCGCCGGCCAGGGCGGGTTCTCGACCGGGCGCTTCACGCAGCCGTCGGAGGTCGCCGACCTGGTGCTGCTGCTCGCGAGCGATCGGGCCGGCAACGTGACGGGCTCCGACTTCCTCATCGACGGCGGCCTGATCAAGACCCTCTGA
- a CDS encoding alpha/beta hydrolase produces MSNTAPDVVFIHGLWIHSSSWRPWQDLFAEHGYTSIAPGWPGDHETVAETRDDPSELDGVGIAQIFEHYAGLIGALDAKPIVVGHSFGGLIAQELLAHDLVRGAVAIDPAPIKGVTALPFSQLKSGFPVLKNPANKKRTVTLTAKEFHYSFGNAISEAECNAIFEAFVIPGPGRPLFEDAAAAFTKDSPAAVDTHHAVRGPLLLTSGTEDHVVPKVVTKQVAKLYADNAASITEYHEYEGRGHSLTLDDGWKDVAADVLAWLEGQGLTPTEAKAEATAD; encoded by the coding sequence ATGTCGAACACCGCCCCCGACGTCGTCTTCATCCACGGCCTCTGGATCCACTCGTCGTCGTGGCGACCGTGGCAGGACCTCTTCGCCGAGCACGGCTACACCTCGATCGCGCCCGGCTGGCCCGGCGACCACGAGACCGTCGCCGAGACCCGCGACGACCCGAGCGAGCTCGACGGGGTCGGCATCGCGCAGATCTTCGAGCACTACGCCGGGCTCATCGGGGCGCTCGACGCCAAGCCGATCGTGGTCGGGCACTCGTTCGGCGGGCTCATCGCGCAGGAGCTGCTCGCGCACGATCTCGTGCGCGGCGCGGTCGCGATCGACCCCGCACCGATCAAGGGCGTCACGGCACTGCCGTTCTCGCAGCTGAAGTCGGGCTTCCCGGTGCTGAAGAACCCGGCGAACAAGAAGCGCACCGTGACGCTCACCGCGAAGGAGTTCCACTACAGCTTCGGCAACGCGATCTCCGAGGCGGAGTGCAACGCGATCTTCGAGGCGTTCGTCATTCCCGGCCCGGGGCGCCCGCTCTTCGAGGACGCGGCCGCGGCGTTCACCAAGGACTCGCCGGCCGCGGTCGACACGCACCACGCCGTGCGCGGACCGCTGCTGCTCACCTCGGGCACCGAAGACCATGTCGTGCCGAAGGTCGTGACGAAGCAGGTCGCGAAGCTCTACGCCGACAACGCGGCCTCGATCACCGAGTACCACGAGTACGAGGGCCGCGGTCATTCGCTGACCCTCGACGACGGGTGGAAGGATGTGGCGGCCGATGTGCTCGCCTGGCTCGAGGGACAGGGCCTGACGCCGACGGAGGCGAAGGCCGAGGCGACGGCGGACTGA
- a CDS encoding TetR/AcrR family transcriptional regulator, whose amino-acid sequence MAITEQRATDERRAADGRRARGDASRRIVLEAAADLASLEGLDGLSIGRLASAASVSKSGIATLFGSKEQLQLATIAAAAERFTATVIVPARVQPRGIRRLTALLDRVVAYSQDRVFPGGCFFSASAADFHAKAGPVRDALADQLENWMGYISASARYAVEQGELPGLDDPDQLAFELQGTFEWMNLMAVIRESDVHYARARRAYRDRLVSLGGDPAIAELVLEPGAAVR is encoded by the coding sequence ATGGCGATCACCGAGCAGCGCGCGACCGACGAGCGACGGGCCGCCGACGGCCGACGCGCCCGCGGCGACGCCTCGCGCCGCATCGTGCTCGAGGCCGCCGCCGACCTCGCCTCGCTCGAAGGCCTCGACGGCCTCTCGATCGGGCGGCTCGCCTCGGCGGCATCCGTCAGCAAGAGCGGCATCGCCACGCTCTTCGGCTCCAAGGAGCAGTTGCAGCTCGCCACGATCGCCGCCGCTGCCGAGCGGTTCACCGCGACCGTGATCGTGCCCGCACGCGTGCAGCCGCGAGGCATCCGTCGCCTGACCGCGCTGCTCGACCGGGTGGTCGCGTACTCGCAGGACCGCGTGTTTCCGGGCGGATGCTTCTTCTCGGCGTCGGCGGCGGACTTCCACGCCAAGGCCGGGCCGGTGCGCGACGCGCTCGCCGACCAGCTCGAGAACTGGATGGGCTATATCTCGGCCTCGGCCCGATACGCCGTCGAACAGGGCGAGCTGCCGGGGCTCGACGACCCCGACCAGCTCGCGTTCGAGCTGCAGGGCACCTTCGAGTGGATGAACCTCATGGCCGTCATCCGCGAGTCCGACGTGCACTACGCGCGAGCCCGCCGCGCCTACCGCGACCGCCTCGTCTCGCTCGGGGGCGATCCCGCGATCGCCGAGCTCGTGCTCGAGCCCGGCGCCGCGGTGCGCTGA
- a CDS encoding S9 family peptidase, translating into MSAPASDTSSIPVLAEPVRVARGARSATRAPLAPATAPPATPPALRAVAGGIRLASSISPELGARLALPLFMHVGRRARVASADLATHDEARRGSVRIPGIRRSGVDVVTYEWGGGPDTVVLAHGWQSRASVFASLVRELRSEGFRVVAFDAPANGDSPGRGTYLVDHLDILAALQQRHGRFHALVGHSFGGMATLLAPGEGIDARRVAAIAGAGSPDVFIDGFGEMVGLGAPTRAALASAFARRLFADDEDPFDRYSALAHPLPDGTPLLLVHDRGDRRVPFAEAPKIAAANPASTRLVPTDGLGHNRILRADVTLDAVVDFVTASDAALTPAV; encoded by the coding sequence GTGAGCGCACCGGCATCCGACACCTCGTCGATCCCCGTCCTGGCCGAGCCGGTGCGGGTCGCCCGGGGCGCTCGAAGCGCTACGCGCGCGCCGCTCGCACCCGCGACGGCACCGCCCGCGACACCGCCGGCCCTCCGCGCGGTGGCCGGCGGCATCCGTCTCGCCTCCTCGATCTCGCCCGAGCTCGGGGCGCGGCTCGCGCTGCCGCTCTTCATGCACGTCGGCCGCCGGGCCCGAGTGGCGTCCGCCGACCTCGCGACGCACGACGAGGCCCGACGCGGCAGCGTGCGCATCCCGGGCATCCGTCGCTCGGGGGTCGACGTCGTCACCTACGAGTGGGGCGGCGGGCCCGACACCGTCGTGCTCGCCCACGGCTGGCAGTCGCGCGCGAGCGTCTTCGCGTCACTCGTTCGCGAGCTGCGCAGCGAGGGCTTCCGCGTCGTCGCGTTCGACGCGCCCGCCAACGGCGACTCGCCCGGACGCGGCACCTACCTCGTCGACCACCTCGACATCCTCGCCGCGCTCCAGCAGCGGCACGGACGGTTCCATGCACTCGTCGGGCACTCGTTCGGCGGCATGGCGACCCTCCTCGCGCCGGGCGAGGGCATCGACGCGCGCCGGGTTGCGGCCATCGCCGGAGCCGGATCCCCCGACGTGTTCATCGACGGATTCGGCGAGATGGTCGGGCTCGGCGCCCCGACGCGCGCCGCCCTGGCGAGCGCGTTCGCACGCAGGCTCTTCGCCGACGACGAGGACCCCTTCGACCGCTACTCGGCACTCGCGCACCCGCTTCCGGACGGCACGCCGCTGCTCCTCGTGCACGACCGCGGCGACCGACGCGTTCCCTTCGCCGAGGCGCCGAAGATCGCCGCGGCGAACCCCGCGAGCACGCGCCTCGTGCCGACCGACGGGCTCGGCCACAATCGCATCCTGCGCGCCGACGTGACGCTCGACGCCGTGGTCGACTTCGTCACGGCTTCGGATGCCGCGCTGACGCCGGCGGTCTGA
- a CDS encoding PfkB family carbohydrate kinase produces the protein MGARVVVVGSINVDSVVRVVEHPAPGETVLGLGVELLPGGKGANLAAGAAASGADVLLIGRVGDDDLGRRYVERLAEHGVDTSAVSADAKQPTGQAFITVAESGENSIVVIAGANGDLAPDAAARAIPDDAAVVVTQLELGPEVAEAVLRRGRTLGATTVLNASPVSPAASALLELADVVIVNEHEWAALGSPADACVTLGAAGARWGDADAAPDPVEVVDTTGAGDAFAGALVAQFAAGASRADALRAAVAAGARATTYAGAQPWGFAAATG, from the coding sequence ATGGGTGCGCGCGTCGTGGTGGTCGGCTCGATCAACGTCGATTCGGTGGTGCGCGTCGTCGAGCATCCGGCGCCGGGCGAGACCGTGCTCGGCCTCGGCGTCGAGCTGCTGCCCGGCGGCAAGGGCGCGAACCTCGCCGCAGGCGCAGCGGCCTCGGGCGCCGACGTGCTGCTGATCGGGCGCGTCGGCGACGACGATCTCGGCCGGCGCTACGTCGAGCGTCTCGCCGAGCACGGAGTCGACACCTCGGCCGTCTCCGCCGACGCGAAGCAGCCCACGGGGCAGGCGTTCATCACGGTGGCCGAGTCGGGCGAGAACAGCATCGTCGTCATCGCGGGCGCGAACGGCGACCTGGCTCCGGATGCCGCGGCCCGCGCGATCCCAGATGATGCGGCCGTCGTGGTCACCCAGCTCGAACTCGGGCCCGAGGTCGCGGAGGCGGTGCTGCGCAGGGGGCGCACGCTCGGCGCGACGACGGTGCTCAATGCGTCGCCCGTCTCGCCCGCGGCATCCGCCCTGCTCGAACTCGCCGACGTCGTGATCGTGAACGAGCACGAGTGGGCCGCGCTGGGTTCGCCCGCGGATGCGTGCGTGACCCTCGGCGCAGCCGGTGCACGATGGGGCGACGCGGATGCCGCGCCCGACCCGGTCGAGGTCGTCGACACGACCGGCGCCGGGGATGCGTTCGCGGGCGCGCTCGTCGCGCAGTTCGCCGCCGGAGCGAGTCGAGCGGATGCGCTGCGTGCCGCCGTGGCGGCCGGAGCCCGCGCGACGACGTACGCGGGCGCGCAGCCGTGGGGCTTCGCCGCCGCGACCGGGTAG
- a CDS encoding DUF389 domain-containing protein encodes MLNVRVTAPHALAESLRAQLTAEPTVSNVALVPGVALDGEGDVLFFELARENANNIMRTLRHAGVPEVGSIVVSDALAVVSDAATAAERAAPGHPADGVLWAQLADTSREDSRPSWSFFAFLLLATLIAGIGRLLDQPILIIGAMVVGPEFAPIAAICYAIVRRKRGIAGMASLTLFGGFALCALIAWAIWAVVYALGLFTFEQATTGPLTDFIVAPDAWSFVIALLAGIAGVLSLTTSKSSALVGVFISITTVPAVGTIGLTLAVDAWDESWAALVQLALNLAGLLIAGVATLFVQLHVGRAVGRRLAARRKPVAAG; translated from the coding sequence ATGCTCAACGTCAGGGTCACCGCCCCGCACGCGCTCGCCGAGAGCCTGCGGGCCCAACTGACCGCCGAGCCGACGGTCAGCAATGTCGCGCTCGTGCCGGGGGTCGCCCTCGACGGCGAGGGCGACGTGCTCTTCTTCGAGCTCGCGCGCGAGAACGCGAACAACATCATGCGCACGCTGCGGCATGCGGGGGTCCCCGAGGTCGGATCGATCGTCGTGAGCGATGCGCTCGCAGTGGTGTCGGATGCAGCGACCGCCGCCGAGCGCGCGGCGCCCGGGCATCCGGCCGACGGGGTGCTGTGGGCGCAGCTCGCCGACACCTCCCGCGAGGACTCGCGCCCATCGTGGAGCTTCTTCGCGTTCCTGCTGCTCGCGACGCTCATCGCGGGCATCGGACGCCTGCTCGACCAGCCGATCCTGATCATCGGGGCGATGGTCGTCGGCCCCGAGTTCGCCCCGATCGCGGCCATCTGCTACGCCATCGTGCGTCGCAAGCGCGGTATCGCCGGCATGGCGTCGCTGACCCTGTTCGGCGGCTTCGCCTTGTGCGCGCTCATCGCGTGGGCCATCTGGGCGGTCGTCTACGCCCTGGGCCTGTTCACCTTCGAGCAGGCCACGACCGGACCGCTCACCGACTTCATCGTCGCGCCCGACGCGTGGTCGTTCGTGATCGCCCTGCTCGCGGGCATCGCGGGCGTGCTGTCGCTCACGACGTCGAAGTCGTCGGCGCTCGTGGGCGTGTTCATCTCGATCACCACGGTGCCCGCGGTGGGCACCATCGGCCTCACGCTCGCGGTCGATGCCTGGGACGAGTCGTGGGCCGCGCTCGTGCAGCTCGCGCTCAACCTGGCCGGCCTGCTCATCGCCGGGGTGGCGACGCTCTTCGTGCAGCTGCACGTCGGGCGCGCGGTCGGCCGGCGGCTCGCCGCGCGACGCAAGCCCGTCGCGGCCGGCTGA
- a CDS encoding TetR/AcrR family transcriptional regulator, with protein MATSERMARRRDQRQGAILAAAREIAEAEGWSAVTSRRLANAIDYTQPVIYSHFASMEAVIDAVALEGFAELAPELARARVAASVDRDALAHVGRAYLRYAEQHPAMYDAMFVRGTGLAFADAQTPENMVAAFTEIREAVSPFTDDPDTLAEVYWASLHGLSLLQRSHRVPGDGEQRLAVLLGMIAG; from the coding sequence GTGGCAACCAGTGAGCGCATGGCGCGTCGGCGCGATCAGCGGCAGGGCGCGATCCTCGCGGCCGCGCGCGAGATCGCCGAGGCCGAGGGCTGGAGCGCCGTGACCTCCCGACGGCTCGCGAATGCGATCGACTACACCCAGCCGGTCATCTACTCGCACTTCGCGTCGATGGAGGCCGTGATCGACGCGGTCGCGCTCGAGGGCTTCGCCGAGCTCGCCCCCGAGCTCGCACGGGCGAGGGTCGCGGCATCCGTCGACCGCGACGCGCTCGCGCACGTCGGTCGGGCCTACCTGCGCTACGCCGAGCAGCACCCCGCCATGTACGACGCGATGTTCGTGCGCGGCACCGGCCTGGCGTTCGCCGACGCGCAGACCCCCGAGAACATGGTGGCAGCCTTCACCGAGATCCGCGAGGCGGTGAGCCCGTTCACCGACGACCCCGACACGCTCGCCGAGGTCTACTGGGCGAGCCTGCACGGGCTGTCCCTGCTCCAGCGCTCGCATCGTGTGCCCGGCGACGGCGAGCAACGGCTGGCCGTGCTCCTGGGCATGATCGCCGGCTGA